A region of Candidatus Cloacimonadota bacterium DNA encodes the following proteins:
- a CDS encoding PKD domain-containing protein, translating to GGIYCQDSNPTISKLIIDNNFATINGGGFYCKSSSPIIKKITVAKNSVDLSGLGGGFYFTENSSASLSNSIIAFNTGEGIYPATSDCYINLRYSDIHGNTPENFGGNSNPSWGEYVSTNANGDSCDVFYNLIDDPHFSNLSGNDFHLLWESPCIDAGDPLSPPDPDGTIADMGFYSFDQNVVVADFSGTPQIGIAPLTVDFSDLSCPGTGNIISWEWNFGDGTDTTYSAPIPLTTHTYQDTGNYIVKDYDVSLTIISATTSGNVSDTKTKENYIKVYEPVNALFQADSTAGIVPFTTQFNNLTTGAYDSLFWDLGDSTYLSTMDNSFSHTYEDTGSYTVKLFASGNGGTDSLVIENYINVFGEIIVDFTADATFGIAPFTAHFLNFSTGVYDTLHWYFGDGEEVITTEDTVSHTYQDSGYYDVTLAISNDAVTDSLTKENYIQVFSPVVAMFHVDDSTLISGNEAIFTNESSGDISIWHWIFGDGSDTTMTTPVDTIRHIYNVYNVSDTFTVKLIVSGMGGLDTLRRMDLMSIYGKTDADFDTDMNSSIVPFWIHFTDNSTGDYNTWNWDFGDGNTLVNSAGQAGSDSVDASLTDSLTVGTYQNPIHKYDSLAVGVLDVSLIISGNGGADSLTKMNNIFAYPKSNLIWPGDTDYNGVVEAADIYNIGSYWQDQGTPRNEISFAWIGNNYSENWEEPMASLADCNGDSLVNVTDVLAMCLHMGKTHPVADTEFTYLQPPRNYEDHRNNFIEIYHTLGTTRNEILIRNHIAAIFGLPAIEIIENNFVRQNFPNPIKNITEIQFGLKNDISSGSIKIFNVKGQLVKTYNIQNLAPGIHTFCWDGTTNNHTPASNGIYFYMVDADKWKSKAKKMILMK from the coding sequence GGTTTGGGGGGTGGATTTTATTTCACGGAAAATTCAAGTGCGAGTCTTTCAAACAGCATTATAGCATTTAACACAGGAGAGGGGATTTATCCGGCAACCAGCGATTGTTATATAAATCTTCGCTACTCGGATATTCACGGAAATACACCCGAGAATTTTGGAGGAAACTCTAATCCATCTTGGGGAGAATACGTTAGCACCAATGCAAATGGAGATTCTTGTGATGTTTTCTACAACCTGATTGATGACCCGCATTTTAGCAATCTTTCCGGAAATGATTTTCACTTACTCTGGGAAAGTCCTTGTATTGATGCCGGCGATCCGCTTTCCCCACCCGATCCGGATGGAACTATCGCAGATATGGGATTTTACTCGTTCGATCAAAATGTGGTCGTGGCAGATTTCAGCGGAACTCCACAAATAGGTATTGCTCCTCTTACGGTTGATTTTTCCGATCTATCCTGTCCGGGAACCGGAAATATTATTAGCTGGGAATGGAATTTTGGAGATGGAACAGACACCACTTATTCAGCACCGATTCCCCTAACAACGCACACTTATCAGGATACGGGTAATTATATAGTAAAAGATTACGATGTTTCTCTAACCATAATTTCTGCCACAACCAGTGGGAATGTGTCGGACACAAAAACAAAGGAAAATTACATCAAGGTTTACGAACCGGTAAATGCATTGTTTCAAGCGGATTCAACAGCTGGCATTGTTCCTTTTACCACTCAATTCAACAACCTAACAACCGGTGCTTACGATAGTCTTTTTTGGGATTTGGGGGACAGCACCTATCTTTCCACAATGGATAATTCGTTTTCTCATACTTATGAAGACACCGGCAGTTACACTGTAAAATTATTCGCAAGTGGAAACGGCGGAACCGATTCATTGGTAATTGAAAATTATATAAACGTATTCGGCGAAATTATCGTTGATTTTACCGCTGATGCAACCTTCGGAATTGCTCCTTTTACTGCACATTTTTTGAATTTTTCCACAGGCGTTTACGATACTTTACATTGGTATTTTGGTGATGGCGAGGAAGTGATAACTACTGAGGATACCGTTTCTCACACCTATCAAGACAGCGGATATTATGATGTAACACTGGCAATTTCCAATGATGCCGTTACTGATTCTCTTACGAAAGAAAACTATATTCAGGTTTTTTCACCTGTTGTGGCAATGTTTCACGTAGATGATTCCACGCTTATTTCCGGCAATGAAGCAATTTTTACCAACGAATCTTCCGGAGATATCAGTATATGGCATTGGATTTTCGGAGATGGTTCCGACACAACAATGACTACACCAGTTGATACGATCCGGCATATTTATAATGTTTACAATGTTTCCGACACATTCACCGTGAAGCTCATCGTTTCCGGTATGGGCGGATTAGACACACTTCGCCGAATGGATTTGATGTCAATCTACGGAAAAACCGATGCAGACTTCGATACTGATATGAACAGTTCGATCGTTCCCTTTTGGATACACTTCACAGATAATTCAACGGGTGATTATAATACATGGAACTGGGACTTCGGTGATGGTAACACACTTGTAAATAGTGCGGGACAAGCTGGTTCTGACAGCGTGGATGCTTCCCTAACGGATAGCCTGACTGTTGGAACATATCAGAACCCAATTCATAAATACGACAGTCTTGCCGTTGGGGTTCTGGATGTATCATTAATTATTTCCGGTAATGGTGGCGCCGATTCTTTAACAAAAATGAACAATATTTTTGCATATCCAAAATCAAATTTGATCTGGCCCGGAGATACCGATTACAATGGAGTTGTCGAAGCAGCCGATATTTATAATATTGGAAGTTACTGGCAAGACCAGGGAACACCGCGAAATGAAATATCATTCGCATGGATAGGAAATAATTATTCTGAAAATTGGGAAGAACCAATGGCTTCTCTCGCAGATTGCAATGGCGATAGTTTGGTCAATGTTACCGATGTGCTGGCAATGTGCCTTCATATGGGCAAAACCCATCCGGTAGCAGACACGGAATTCACCTATCTTCAGCCACCCCGAAATTATGAAGATCACAGAAATAATTTTATCGAAATATATCACACTTTAGGAACAACGAGAAATGAAATACTGATCCGGAATCATATTGCAGCTATCTTTGGTTTGCCTGCAATAGAAATTATTGAGAATAATTTTGTTCGCCAAAATTTTCCAAACCCGATAAAAAACATCACAGAAATTCAATTCGGTCTCAAAAATGACATTAGTTCGGGAAGTATAAAAATTTTCAACGTCAAAGGGCAGCTAGTGAAAACATATAATATTCAGAATCTCGCACCAGGAATTCATACTTTTTGCTGGGATGGAACAACCAACAATCATACACCAGCCTCGAATGGAATTTACTTTTATATGGTGGATGCCGATAAGTGGAAATCCAAAGCAAAAAAAATGATTTTGATGAAATAG
- a CDS encoding cohesin domain-containing protein, whose translation MKKIFTISMIIFIFATCSSPAPSLLTLKFSNSEFTVNANNSFEVGIIVKNVNDLFACSMEITYDESVIDYQSGSLFKGSCWNGEVYKFERKESNKVNICVGLVNTGSFSGEGELFTLRFLALTPYETSISFENVTLIKEDGQMVSGIDAIQLRDGYVIVQ comes from the coding sequence ATGAAAAAAATTTTCACAATCTCAATGATAATATTTATATTTGCAACCTGTTCATCACCTGCTCCGTCTCTTTTAACCCTAAAATTTTCCAATTCAGAATTCACTGTAAATGCCAACAACTCGTTTGAAGTGGGAATTATTGTAAAAAATGTCAACGATCTTTTTGCCTGCTCAATGGAAATCACTTATGACGAATCTGTGATTGATTATCAAAGCGGGAGCCTTTTTAAGGGAAGTTGCTGGAATGGCGAGGTTTACAAGTTTGAACGAAAAGAATCAAATAAGGTCAACATCTGCGTGGGTTTAGTAAACACAGGTAGCTTTTCCGGAGAGGGCGAACTATTTACATTAAGATTTTTGGCACTAACTCCTTATGAAACTTCTATCTCATTTGAAAATGTTACTCTGATAAAAGAGGATGGCCAAATGGTAAGTGGAATTGATGCAATTCAATTGCGAGACGGATATGTGATCGTGCAATAA